From the genome of Nitrosomonas sp., one region includes:
- a CDS encoding urease accessory protein UreF — MGFNKSLNNAFSFLQFIEKNIKRSKVKMVSEKQNTELLRLFQLVSPSLPIGAYTYSQGLEAAIENGDVKDEESAHAWIAESLSIVADFEAPIFWRLLKAFSNRDEQSVTCWTERFLAARDTNEFRAETIQMGYSLNKLVLDLRIADTSLQKIMSNQVEIPLPTAFAYAAIALEISHEAAMLGLLFSIVENQVLVCVKSVPLGQVSGQRLLISLHPKIEAIAHHAQNLPDNELSNWAPGLSILSMQHEVQYSRVYRS; from the coding sequence ATGGGTTTTAATAAATCGCTTAATAATGCATTCAGCTTTCTTCAATTCATAGAAAAAAATATAAAGCGTTCGAAAGTAAAAATGGTTAGTGAGAAACAAAACACAGAGCTACTTCGGTTGTTCCAGCTGGTCAGTCCATCGCTACCGATTGGGGCATATACCTATTCTCAAGGACTGGAGGCGGCCATTGAAAATGGCGATGTTAAGGATGAAGAGTCTGCGCATGCCTGGATTGCGGAATCTTTATCGATAGTAGCCGATTTTGAGGCGCCCATATTCTGGCGCTTACTAAAGGCATTTTCAAATCGTGATGAACAGAGTGTTACTTGCTGGACAGAACGTTTTCTTGCGGCTCGTGACACAAATGAGTTTCGCGCCGAAACCATTCAAATGGGGTATTCGCTGAACAAGTTAGTTCTAGACCTAAGAATTGCTGATACATCATTGCAAAAGATCATGTCAAATCAAGTTGAAATTCCATTGCCGACTGCTTTTGCCTATGCAGCGATTGCATTGGAGATTTCACATGAGGCGGCAATGCTGGGGTTATTATTTTCCATTGTCGAGAATCAGGTGCTGGTATGTGTAAAATCTGTCCCGCTCGGCCAGGTTTCAGGTCAGCGGTTACTGATTTCTCTCCATCCGAAAATTGAAGCAATAGCGCATCATGCACAGAATCTGCCAGATAATGAATTGTCCAATTGGGCGCCTGGTTTATCCATACTCTCGATGCAGCATGAAGTACAATATAGCAGAGTTTACCGTTCATAA
- a CDS encoding metal ABC transporter ATP-binding protein, which translates to MNPAINLVDVTAGYESTVVFSNLSLEIHAGQFAGIVGPTGCGKTTLLKTILGTQTVFSGKVFLNNRPVNEVCGRKIGYVPQLESVDWSFPVTVEEVIMMGLYASKRLLPWQSKEEREHVHDLAEKLGIYNCLRQHIAHTSGGQRQRAFLARALINNPQFLVLDEPTSGVDIKTQHEVLHLLGDINSQGMTILLTTHDLNAVASHLPWVICFNHGVVAEGRPGDIFTNEILAKTYGSEIIIIKHGDYYLIANSTPLKLNRDP; encoded by the coding sequence ATGAATCCTGCGATTAACTTGGTTGATGTAACAGCCGGCTATGAGAGTACCGTCGTATTTTCGAATTTATCACTTGAAATTCATGCGGGACAATTTGCCGGCATAGTGGGTCCGACAGGTTGTGGCAAAACAACCCTGTTGAAAACTATTCTGGGTACCCAAACTGTATTTTCCGGGAAAGTCTTTTTAAACAACCGACCGGTCAATGAAGTTTGCGGTAGAAAAATTGGCTATGTTCCCCAACTAGAAAGTGTCGACTGGAGTTTTCCCGTTACCGTGGAAGAAGTCATCATGATGGGACTTTATGCCAGTAAGCGTCTTTTGCCTTGGCAAAGTAAAGAAGAAAGGGAGCATGTTCATGATCTGGCTGAAAAACTGGGGATTTATAATTGCTTGCGCCAGCATATCGCACATACTTCCGGGGGACAGCGCCAGCGCGCATTTCTGGCACGTGCACTGATCAATAATCCACAATTTTTAGTGCTTGACGAACCGACTTCCGGTGTGGATATCAAGACCCAGCACGAAGTGCTGCATCTACTTGGCGACATTAACAGTCAAGGCATGACGATTTTGCTGACAACGCATGATCTCAATGCTGTTGCCTCGCATTTACCCTGGGTGATTTGTTTTAATCATGGGGTGGTTGCAGAAGGCCGTCCTGGCGATATTTTTACCAATGAGATCCTTGCTAAAACATACGGCAGCGAAATCATCATTATCAAACATGGCGACTATTATTTGATCGCCAATAGCACGCCTTTAAAGCTAAATCGTGATCCTTAA
- the ureA gene encoding urease subunit gamma gives MDLTPREKDKLQIFTAGLLAERRKARGVKLNYPEAIALITCAVLEGARDGRTVAELMSEGARVLTRADVMEGVPEMIHDIQVEATFPDGTKLVTVHNPIS, from the coding sequence ATGGACTTAACGCCAAGAGAAAAAGATAAACTTCAAATATTTACTGCAGGGTTACTTGCGGAGAGACGCAAGGCACGCGGTGTGAAACTGAATTACCCCGAAGCAATTGCATTGATTACATGCGCCGTTCTGGAAGGTGCTCGTGATGGACGCACGGTAGCCGAATTAATGTCTGAAGGCGCACGCGTACTGACGCGTGCGGATGTCATGGAAGGAGTTCCTGAAATGATCCACGACATACAGGTTGAGGCAACGTTTCCGGATGGTACCAAGCTGGTAACCGTTCATAATCCAATATCCTAA
- a CDS encoding metal ABC transporter permease — protein sequence MHFFLEPLNYAFFRHGLLAAVMVGALCGLIGVHVVLRGMSYVGHGLSHAAFGGAVIGFVFNFNFYVGAGAMGLVAALLINQMTKNKKIKSDAAIGIVTTAMFALGVAIISQQRALNRSLDSVLFGNILGITDFDLILIGLVTALTMTMMFFMYRPLLFSTFDNEAAQIFGIKTEGVQLLFALLLTLSIIISMNIVGVTMIAATLIIPAMTARMMTDSFSAMQLYAVALGALIGIGGMYFSYSFNIASGATIVLFGALIFCFAVLIRHIREKRMLQVNMHRHGNLIHSHPREKSHCMRTGVNRTPTKNE from the coding sequence ATGCATTTTTTTCTCGAACCGCTCAATTACGCTTTTTTCCGTCACGGCCTACTGGCTGCTGTCATGGTCGGTGCTTTGTGTGGATTAATTGGCGTTCATGTTGTATTAAGAGGGATGAGCTATGTTGGGCATGGCTTGTCACATGCTGCATTTGGCGGTGCAGTCATTGGGTTTGTGTTCAACTTTAATTTTTATGTCGGCGCAGGCGCCATGGGCTTGGTTGCAGCATTATTGATTAATCAGATGACGAAAAATAAAAAGATCAAGTCCGATGCGGCTATCGGTATTGTAACAACCGCCATGTTTGCCCTGGGTGTAGCTATCATCAGTCAACAACGCGCTTTGAATCGGAGTCTTGATTCTGTTTTGTTTGGCAACATTCTTGGTATTACGGATTTCGATTTGATTCTGATTGGATTGGTTACTGCATTGACGATGACAATGATGTTTTTTATGTACAGGCCGCTACTTTTTTCAACTTTCGATAACGAAGCAGCGCAGATTTTTGGCATTAAAACAGAAGGGGTGCAATTATTATTTGCATTGCTGCTGACTCTGTCCATTATCATTTCCATGAACATCGTTGGTGTAACAATGATAGCGGCTACCTTAATTATCCCGGCAATGACAGCACGCATGATGACGGATAGCTTTAGCGCAATGCAATTATATGCCGTTGCTCTTGGTGCTTTGATCGGGATTGGCGGTATGTACTTCAGTTACTCATTTAACATAGCATCAGGTGCAACTATTGTTTTGTTCGGTGCGCTGATATTCTGTTTCGCTGTCTTAATCAGGCATATTCGGGAAAAAAGAATGTTGCAAGTCAATATGCACCGCCACGGCAATTTGATACACTCCCATCCGCGCGAAAAAAGTCATTGCATGCGCACCGGTGTAAATAGAACGCCAACAAAAAATGAGTAA
- the ureE gene encoding urease accessory protein UreE: MLILNAKVAHTDSIYAQLVLPYELRENSRLRTALASGEEVAIFTQRGTVLRNNDLLSSDDGRVVQIVSANEPTYRITCNTPQDLLRCAFHLGNRHTMTQVADGFLRINQDSVLKEMLEGLGATVVEEDAQFEPESGAYSAGGHHHHGDHDHDHDHSHSHSHGPLAPIPTRQKIHRGIDTK, translated from the coding sequence ATGCTTATTTTGAATGCTAAAGTGGCTCATACTGATTCGATTTATGCCCAACTGGTGCTCCCTTATGAGTTACGTGAAAATAGCCGGTTGCGTACTGCATTGGCGTCAGGAGAGGAAGTGGCCATTTTTACCCAAAGAGGTACTGTGCTACGAAATAATGACCTGCTAAGCAGCGATGATGGACGGGTTGTTCAAATTGTTTCCGCAAATGAACCGACTTATCGTATCACTTGCAATACACCACAAGACCTCTTGCGTTGCGCATTTCATCTTGGAAACCGCCATACGATGACACAGGTAGCCGATGGTTTTTTGCGTATCAACCAAGACAGTGTGTTGAAAGAAATGCTGGAAGGACTGGGCGCTACAGTTGTCGAAGAAGACGCGCAGTTCGAACCGGAATCTGGTGCCTATAGTGCAGGCGGACATCACCATCATGGTGATCACGATCACGATCACGATCACAGCCATAGCCATTCGCATGGACCGCTCGCTCCGATTCCGACACGTCAGAAGATACATCGAGGAATCGATACCAAATGA
- a CDS encoding transposase yields MALEVKSLRLDIRHFRHVKKRAKAKRALKRLRTIAGILIRELRRKLPQHCLFECYQQGFLLYERILKQQPKDTNKIYSLHEPQVYCVAKGKDHKQYEYGSKASIACTARSNIIVGVVSHEQNLHDSHTLPEILRHVETSRGKTVKQAVCDRGYRGKSEVNGTKIILPGKALKRDSRYQRDKKRKQCRRRAAIEPIIGHLKSDYRMARNYLKGAIGDQINLLMAACAWNLKQWLLAIFWLFFAAKHKAKISITAGNF; encoded by the coding sequence GTGGCTCTAGAAGTCAAATCACTGCGCCTGGATATTCGTCATTTTCGCCATGTTAAGAAAAGAGCCAAGGCCAAGCGTGCGCTGAAACGGTTGAGAACCATTGCGGGCATTTTGATACGGGAGCTCAGAAGGAAACTGCCGCAGCACTGTCTGTTTGAATGCTACCAACAGGGTTTTCTGCTGTATGAGCGTATTTTGAAACAGCAACCCAAAGACACAAACAAAATCTATTCCCTGCATGAACCGCAGGTCTACTGTGTTGCCAAAGGAAAAGACCATAAACAATACGAATATGGCAGCAAGGCATCAATCGCCTGTACGGCGCGAAGCAATATTATCGTCGGTGTTGTTAGCCATGAACAAAACCTGCATGACAGCCATACGCTGCCGGAAATACTCAGGCATGTTGAAACATCGCGTGGCAAAACAGTCAAGCAAGCAGTGTGTGATCGCGGTTATCGCGGCAAAAGTGAAGTCAATGGAACAAAAATCATTCTGCCGGGAAAAGCACTCAAACGAGACAGTCGCTACCAGAGAGACAAAAAGCGTAAACAATGCAGAAGGCGTGCAGCGATTGAGCCCATTATCGGCCACTTGAAATCGGACTATCGAATGGCAAGAAACTATTTGAAAGGCGCCATCGGTGATCAGATCAACCTGCTGATGGCTGCTTGCGCCTGGAATCTGAAACAATGGTTGTTGGCCATTTTTTGGCTGTTTTTTGCAGCAAAACATAAGGCAAAAATAAGCATTACCGCCGGAAATTTCTGA
- the ureC gene encoding urease subunit alpha, giving the protein MSFKISRQAYAEMMGPTTGDRVRLGDTELFIEIENDYTTYGEEVKFGGGKVIRDGMGQSQRNHADVMDTVITNAIIIDHWGIVKADVGIKNGRIAAIGKAGNPDIQPGVTMAIGAATEIIACEGQILTAGALDVHIHFICPQQEEDAMMNGITTMLGGGTGPAVGTLATTCTPGPWHIQSMLRASDGMVMNTGFFGKGNVSLPTPNEEQVLAGACGLKLHEDWGTTYAAIDNCLSVADRMDVQVAIHTDTINEGGYLENTIKAFKDRTIHTFHTEGAGGGHAPDIMKVVELENVLPSSTNPTRPYTRNTLDEHLDMLMVCHHLSPSIPEDVAFAESRIRKETIAAEDILHDIGAISMMASDSQAMGRIGEVVTRTWQTAHKMKVQRGALKEDSARNDNFRVKRYIAKYTINPAICHGISHAVGSIEVGKYADLVLWRTAHFGAKPSMVLKGGMIAASLMGDPNASIPTPQPVHYRYMFGAYGTALRNTCYTFVSEASLAAGLVNQLQAEKPLIGVKNTRGLRKKDMIHNGATPKMEIDPETYEVRADGELLTCEPAETLPLTQRYFLF; this is encoded by the coding sequence ATGAGTTTTAAAATTTCGCGCCAGGCATACGCCGAAATGATGGGCCCAACAACCGGAGACAGGGTTCGTCTGGGAGATACTGAACTGTTTATAGAAATTGAAAATGATTACACCACATATGGAGAAGAAGTTAAATTTGGTGGTGGTAAAGTTATCCGTGACGGGATGGGACAATCGCAACGTAATCATGCGGACGTCATGGATACAGTGATTACCAACGCGATCATTATTGATCATTGGGGCATTGTTAAAGCAGACGTTGGTATAAAAAACGGCAGAATTGCCGCTATCGGTAAAGCGGGTAACCCTGATATACAACCCGGTGTAACGATGGCTATCGGCGCTGCTACAGAAATTATTGCATGTGAAGGGCAAATACTCACAGCGGGTGCTTTAGACGTCCACATTCATTTTATCTGTCCACAGCAGGAAGAAGATGCGATGATGAATGGTATCACCACAATGTTAGGTGGTGGTACCGGTCCCGCCGTTGGAACATTAGCTACAACCTGCACTCCTGGTCCCTGGCATATTCAATCCATGCTGAGGGCTTCTGATGGAATGGTTATGAATACCGGATTCTTTGGCAAAGGAAATGTCAGTTTGCCGACGCCGAACGAAGAACAGGTGCTGGCCGGTGCATGTGGCTTGAAGCTGCATGAGGACTGGGGTACGACCTACGCCGCAATTGATAATTGTCTGTCGGTTGCCGACAGAATGGATGTGCAGGTCGCCATTCATACTGATACGATTAATGAGGGCGGTTATCTGGAGAATACAATCAAAGCATTCAAGGATAGAACAATCCACACGTTTCATACCGAAGGCGCGGGTGGTGGACATGCACCAGATATTATGAAAGTTGTTGAACTTGAGAATGTATTGCCGTCATCGACCAATCCAACACGTCCTTATACCCGCAATACACTGGACGAGCATCTGGATATGCTCATGGTTTGTCACCACTTAAGTCCAAGTATTCCTGAAGATGTGGCGTTTGCAGAATCACGTATCCGTAAGGAAACCATCGCAGCAGAGGATATTTTGCACGATATCGGCGCCATTTCCATGATGGCGTCAGATTCTCAAGCGATGGGGCGTATCGGTGAAGTCGTTACCAGAACCTGGCAAACTGCACATAAAATGAAAGTACAGCGCGGTGCACTCAAGGAAGATTCAGCCAGAAACGATAATTTCAGAGTCAAACGCTATATCGCAAAATATACTATTAATCCGGCAATATGCCACGGTATCTCGCATGCGGTAGGATCGATTGAAGTCGGCAAATATGCCGATTTAGTACTGTGGAGGACCGCACACTTTGGCGCCAAGCCATCAATGGTGTTGAAAGGTGGCATGATCGCTGCTTCACTGATGGGCGATCCGAATGCTTCAATTCCTACGCCTCAACCCGTTCACTATCGATACATGTTTGGGGCCTATGGAACAGCGCTTAGGAACACCTGCTATACATTTGTCTCTGAAGCCTCTTTGGCGGCAGGTTTGGTCAATCAGCTTCAAGCCGAAAAACCATTGATCGGAGTTAAAAACACACGAGGTTTACGCAAAAAGGATATGATCCATAATGGTGCAACGCCTAAAATGGAAATCGATCCAGAAACCTATGAAGTTCGTGCCGACGGTGAATTGCTGACATGTGAGCCCGCTGAAACGCTTCCACTGACGCAACGGTATTTCTTATTTTAA
- the yut gene encoding urea transporter: MQWSMKIDMALPKPIRVVLRGVGQVFFCGNAVTGLIFLIALYIGGLTAGLAATVGVVTSTVTAYLLGFSEDDIDAGLYGFNGTLVGPCLFLFLENTPLLWVYVVLASILSSVVLAALIRILAPYKIPASTSPFVLTCWMFIAAVYSFDSLSRGPVLPSPEIPAAIASAELPAGAWLSSMTDETAELWYVALTKGVAEVMFADNVLVGILFLIGIAITSWRGAFMALCGTFVGVLMPILLGASQNLIEMGLYAFNPVLTMMAVGWVFLKPSTGTAILALIAGILTVICQAALANFLMPIGLPTLTFPFVLVMWMFLFAASMSKHWSD; encoded by the coding sequence ATGCAATGGTCAATGAAAATAGACATGGCGTTGCCAAAGCCCATTCGAGTAGTCTTAAGGGGCGTAGGTCAAGTATTTTTTTGCGGTAATGCTGTAACCGGATTAATTTTTTTAATCGCACTTTATATCGGTGGTTTAACCGCTGGACTTGCGGCTACAGTCGGTGTTGTGACGAGTACGGTTACAGCGTACTTATTAGGTTTTTCTGAAGATGATATCGATGCAGGCTTATATGGATTTAACGGGACACTGGTTGGACCCTGCTTATTTTTATTTCTTGAGAACACACCGCTGTTATGGGTCTACGTCGTTCTTGCTTCCATTTTGTCGAGCGTCGTGCTGGCAGCTTTGATCAGGATTCTTGCGCCCTATAAAATACCTGCATCCACTTCCCCTTTTGTGCTGACCTGTTGGATGTTTATAGCGGCAGTTTATTCATTTGACAGTCTCTCACGTGGTCCTGTCCTGCCTTCACCAGAAATTCCTGCGGCAATAGCAAGCGCCGAGCTTCCTGCAGGGGCCTGGCTTTCATCCATGACGGATGAGACAGCCGAACTATGGTATGTGGCATTGACCAAAGGTGTTGCAGAAGTCATGTTTGCTGATAATGTGCTGGTCGGCATCTTATTTCTCATTGGAATTGCAATAACTTCATGGCGCGGCGCCTTTATGGCGTTATGTGGAACATTTGTTGGCGTATTGATGCCGATACTACTTGGCGCAAGTCAAAATCTTATAGAAATGGGTTTGTACGCATTTAACCCTGTATTAACCATGATGGCGGTTGGATGGGTTTTTCTCAAGCCTTCGACCGGAACGGCAATCCTAGCGCTCATAGCCGGGATTCTAACTGTCATCTGCCAGGCAGCTTTGGCTAATTTCCTGATGCCCATTGGTTTGCCAACCCTTACGTTCCCATTTGTGCTCGTTATGTGGATGTTCTTATTTGCAGCAAGTATGTCGAAACACTGGTCAGATTAA
- a CDS encoding metal ABC transporter substrate-binding protein has protein sequence MKRSQLYALKLLVSLAFFGALNPGYADEPDRKIRIATTVPPITNIVENIGGANVHVVGIVPNGVDSHTFEPVPADAKTLAAADIIFVNGLDLEIPTIKLAEKVKKNGVSIVQLGNSVLREEEWQYDFSFPREHGHPNPHLWPNIALTMKYAEIIRDRLVALDSQHKNAFIDNTSFYLAKLKQLDEAIFACVKSIPENNRKLVTYHDSFAYFAPRYGMKVIAAIQPASFTEPGPREVIRIIEQIRHEKIPAIFGSEVFPSKIMEQIARESGAKFIDELSDDELPEKPNDSFIGMMVNNMAIMSEALGGDPDCAAHVDTSNLVQ, from the coding sequence ATGAAAAGATCGCAACTCTATGCACTTAAATTGCTGGTATCCCTTGCTTTTTTTGGGGCACTAAACCCTGGATATGCTGATGAACCGGACAGAAAGATACGTATTGCCACAACGGTTCCACCTATTACCAATATTGTGGAAAATATAGGTGGCGCTAACGTACATGTGGTTGGAATTGTTCCAAATGGGGTGGATTCGCATACTTTTGAACCTGTACCAGCGGATGCAAAAACGTTGGCTGCTGCAGATATTATCTTTGTGAATGGCCTGGACCTGGAAATACCCACGATTAAGCTGGCTGAAAAAGTTAAAAAAAACGGTGTTTCCATTGTGCAGTTGGGTAACAGCGTTTTGCGAGAGGAAGAATGGCAATATGATTTTAGTTTTCCACGCGAACACGGTCATCCCAATCCCCATCTTTGGCCCAATATTGCTTTGACAATGAAGTATGCTGAAATTATTCGCGATCGTCTGGTTGCGCTCGATTCTCAGCACAAGAACGCCTTCATAGACAATACTTCATTCTACCTGGCCAAATTGAAACAACTGGATGAAGCGATTTTCGCATGCGTCAAATCTATTCCGGAAAATAATCGAAAACTGGTTACGTATCATGATTCCTTTGCTTATTTCGCGCCACGCTATGGTATGAAAGTGATCGCAGCTATCCAGCCGGCAAGTTTTACTGAACCTGGCCCTCGTGAGGTAATACGTATTATCGAGCAAATCAGGCATGAAAAAATTCCGGCTATTTTTGGGTCGGAGGTATTTCCAAGCAAAATTATGGAACAAATTGCACGCGAATCAGGCGCTAAATTTATTGATGAATTATCAGATGACGAGTTGCCTGAAAAACCCAACGATTCTTTTATTGGCATGATGGTTAATAACATGGCGATAATGTCGGAAGCGCTTGGAGGAGATCCGGATTGTGCGGCACATGTCGATACCAGCAATCTTGTTCAGTAA
- the ureG gene encoding urease accessory protein UreG: protein MTHTSNPLRVGIGGPVGSGKTALCEVLSKRMRDHYEMAVITNDIYTKEDLEILLRADALPAERLIGVETGGCPHTAIREDASINLEAIARITQEFPDLDLVLVESGGDNLASTFSPELSDLTIYVIDVAAGEKIPRKGGPGITRSALLVINKIDLAPYVGADLDVMASDAKRMRGERPFVFTNLRTGQGVQEVIDFIVKQGLLEEVKIQ, encoded by the coding sequence ATGACACATACATCTAATCCGCTACGTGTTGGAATCGGTGGGCCGGTTGGGTCAGGTAAAACAGCCCTGTGTGAAGTGCTAAGCAAACGGATGCGCGATCACTATGAAATGGCGGTTATTACCAACGATATTTATACGAAGGAAGACCTTGAAATTTTATTACGCGCTGATGCGCTGCCAGCGGAACGATTAATCGGCGTTGAAACCGGGGGTTGCCCGCATACCGCAATTAGAGAAGATGCATCGATTAATCTTGAGGCAATAGCGCGCATCACTCAGGAATTTCCAGATCTTGATCTTGTCCTGGTTGAGTCCGGTGGCGATAATCTAGCATCGACTTTCAGTCCCGAACTCTCCGATCTAACGATATATGTAATTGATGTGGCCGCAGGCGAAAAAATACCCCGCAAAGGTGGCCCGGGAATAACACGTTCGGCCTTACTTGTCATTAATAAAATTGATCTGGCGCCGTACGTAGGAGCAGATTTAGATGTCATGGCAAGCGATGCAAAAAGAATGCGTGGAGAACGCCCATTTGTTTTTACCAATTTACGCACAGGTCAGGGTGTTCAGGAAGTTATTGATTTTATAGTCAAGCAGGGTTTGCTGGAAGAAGTGAAAATTCAATAA
- a CDS encoding urease subunit beta, which translates to MIPGETIIEAGEIELNAGRRTKTIRVTNAGDRPVQIGSHFHFYEVNSALNFDRQEAYGMRLNIMAGTAIRFEPGQERTVELVDLAGSRIVYGFNQKVMGSLV; encoded by the coding sequence ATGATCCCAGGAGAAACCATTATCGAAGCAGGTGAAATTGAATTGAACGCCGGTCGCCGAACCAAAACTATCCGGGTTACCAATGCTGGTGATCGTCCAGTACAAATTGGTTCGCATTTTCATTTTTATGAAGTGAATTCAGCACTAAATTTTGATCGACAAGAAGCGTATGGCATGCGATTGAATATTATGGCGGGCACAGCGATTCGATTTGAACCAGGTCAGGAACGTACCGTTGAGCTAGTTGATCTAGCCGGGAGCAGAATAGTCTATGGATTTAACCAAAAAGTTATGGGCTCGCTTGTTTAG
- a CDS encoding universal stress protein, with protein sequence MESQKILVTTDFSTVSFAALTYASKMQGNQITILSVVQTGDVPPDLLKQMPNPNAVQEYRDDVLKRTKEELDAIANQNFSGKQVNTDVVISNEDVASEICKYADDHAIDMIVMTGQGRGALGNLFIGSTVQKVLRMTKQPVLVIPKEES encoded by the coding sequence ATGGAATCTCAAAAAATATTAGTGACTACAGATTTTTCAACTGTTTCATTTGCTGCATTAACTTACGCTTCCAAAATGCAAGGAAATCAGATTACCATTCTGAGTGTTGTCCAGACTGGAGACGTGCCACCTGATTTATTAAAACAAATGCCCAACCCAAATGCTGTTCAGGAATATCGTGATGACGTCTTGAAACGAACGAAAGAGGAACTCGATGCTATTGCGAATCAAAATTTTTCCGGTAAGCAGGTGAATACTGATGTGGTGATTAGCAATGAAGATGTTGCATCAGAAATATGCAAATATGCTGATGACCATGCGATCGATATGATTGTGATGACCGGGCAGGGCCGTGGCGCACTGGGGAATTTATTTATTGGCAGCACCGTGCAGAAAGTGTTAAGAATGACCAAGCAGCCGGTGTTGGTCATTCCTAAAGAGGAATCATGA
- a CDS encoding urease accessory protein UreD, with the protein MTDKKPDASISLAFRKEEGKCRLVGRDHFGQLYVQKPFYPEGPEVCHVVIVHPPGGVVGGDRLEISSYADADANVQITTPGAAKWYKANGHVSNQRVQLDIKTGGSLEWLPQETIFFDHAHVELDHNVTLAKNSTYIGCEIFCFGRTAFGESFTGGRIRQQVNISRDDKLIWHEQLNLIGGSDGTRSPLILAGKTVCATLIAVSDKTPSNDLIQTLREDASTIANGSGYVGISQVKSVLVARYLGDTSEVARKVMLKIWHNLRPALLGRKAEVPRMWNT; encoded by the coding sequence ATGACAGACAAAAAGCCTGACGCAAGCATTTCACTAGCATTCAGAAAGGAAGAAGGAAAATGCAGATTAGTTGGGCGCGATCATTTTGGCCAATTATACGTACAAAAACCTTTTTATCCCGAAGGTCCTGAGGTATGCCATGTTGTCATTGTGCATCCACCGGGAGGCGTGGTTGGTGGCGACAGACTTGAAATCTCCAGCTATGCCGATGCCGATGCAAATGTGCAGATAACGACACCGGGCGCAGCAAAATGGTACAAAGCAAATGGCCATGTTTCAAATCAACGTGTGCAACTTGATATCAAAACCGGTGGTTCGCTCGAATGGTTGCCGCAAGAAACGATATTTTTTGATCATGCACATGTGGAACTCGATCATAACGTGACTCTGGCAAAAAATTCAACTTATATAGGGTGTGAAATATTTTGCTTTGGCCGTACCGCTTTTGGCGAATCTTTTACGGGGGGTCGAATCAGGCAGCAGGTCAATATAAGCCGTGACGATAAGTTGATTTGGCATGAGCAACTCAATTTAATCGGCGGAAGTGACGGTACCAGAAGTCCGCTCATATTAGCCGGCAAGACAGTTTGTGCAACACTGATCGCGGTTAGCGATAAGACGCCTTCGAACGATTTAATTCAAACATTGCGCGAAGATGCAAGCACTATCGCAAACGGCTCCGGGTATGTCGGGATCTCGCAAGTGAAATCCGTTTTAGTGGCCCGTTATCTAGGAGACACGAGTGAAGTTGCACGCAAAGTCATGTTGAAGATTTGGCACAATTTACGACCAGCTTTACTTGGACGTAAAGCAGAAGTTCCGCGCATGTGGAATACCTAG